GCTGCTTGCCAGCTCTCTGGGGTCCTGTGCTTCCTGCTCCCAGATCCCTGgaattcctgtccctgctgccccccacaatccctgctgccagctgcctccCTCTCAGCCCCTCCCTCTCAAGGCcttctctccatcctcctgcagacCATGGATACCTGGGTATTGTGGCTCTTGCTCTTGCCAAGTTTAGTCCAGTACCCACAGCCCGTGGGTGATGGCTTGGACGAGGTGACACGTCTGCGAATGGAGGTGCGTGCCAAGCtccaggaagaggagaagattCGTCTGCAGCGGGAGGTGGAGCAGCTGGTCCTGCTGAAGCAGGGTGTCTTGGCCTGGGGAgacctgctctcctctgcccggcagcactggcagctctgggctcttgctgggctcctgctccttctcttgGCACTGTGGTATATGTGGAGGAAAGGGAGCCTGAGGACAGAGGAGCAAGGAGAAGCACATGATGTTGTAAATGAAGAGGAGGTTGAAAATGTGCATGCACATGAAGAAGACTTTGGAAATGAAGATGAAGGAGACAATGAAATGGAGGTGGAGGAAGACGACAGTGATGATGGCCGTGCAGAGGATGTCGACAATGCTGCTGCCAATGAAGCTGGCAATGAAGCTGCCAATGCAGCAAACGTCAATGACGTTGGAAATCAAGTGCAAGAATTCCGTGATCGTGCCGACAACTTTGGAAGAATCATAATGGAGCGCGTACAGTGGCCTGTGCAGGACCTGCAGGGAGGATGCATGTGGACAAGAACCCTGATGGAGcattttgcaatttattttcGACGGGTCTTGTCCAACAGTTTCTATCCGGTGCTGCAAGGAGCCATTGGGGTGGGCAGTGCCTTCGAAGGTTGGAGTCCCCGTGAGCAGGATGTTGTGTACCAGGTGCTCATACCCATGACACCTCCTCGAGGGCACAGCTTCCACctagagctgggcactgcatgGCAGAGGCGCTTGAGGAACTTCCACATCCGCGTGCAGCAGGAGTGCACCTGCACGagtgagcagcagggtgagcacatgctgtgcttcctgcaccaccctgaggaggagctgaggaggcATCAGGATCCCAGCCTCCTTCATACCCTGTGCACGGGCTCCTACCTGGACGTGGAGAAAACTGCCCGCTGGTTCTACCAGCTGGTGAGAGCAATCTGGCCGGCTTTGCTTGAGTCACACAGTTGGCATTTAGTGCTGCTGCCCCCCAGACGCTCCTGCCAGTTCAAGGTGACCAACGGCAGAGAAAGCTACCGGATCGAGATCCTCTTTGGGCTGCGGCAAGGCAACTCAGACGtctttgtgagcagccagcctAGGCAAGCCCACACCTCCAGCACAATCTGGCCAGAGAGCTACGCTGTGGCCGAGATGAAGTTCTTCAGGTACATCGCCAGGCAGGCTCCCCCTGACAGCTTGCACCTGAAATGCCTGCAGTTCTTCACTCGTCTTCAGCTGGGCTTAGGCTTTTCCACCTATACCATCAAGACCATTGTCATGCACCTCCTGAGCATCTTGCCCGCGTCACAGTGGCGCAGGAGACATTTTGTGAGCCGGCTGATGGATATCAGCGAGAGCCTGCGCACGTGTGTGGAAAGGAGACGCCTCAATCACTTCATTGTGGGCAACCAGAGGCTTCCTGAGGGCATCCGCTTGCCCCCAGAGGTCCTAATGGCCAGGTCACGCAATCTCTTCCATGACCTGGTGATGGATCCCGTTGCCCACTCTCAGGCAATGAACCAGTACATGGATCTGCAGCATTGGTTCAAACGGATCCTTAGAAATGAGCAGTGAAAGAGGGtctcctgcacagagctgtgcttgtgaGGCTCACACCGGGTGGCAGAGAACCAGTTCTCAGGAGAGACgggaaaagaagggagaatGTGGGTTtcggagagggaagggaaaacgCTGCGTAGCAGCACtatgccatcagcagcagcagcagcagcagcagtgtggtcTCAAgagcctccccagcactgcatccAGTGATGACCAGGTTGGCTCCAAAGATCAAGGAACATGCACAAGGAAATGCTATTATTCCCCCACCTCTTTCTTTGAGTCCATTTTCCCTCTGAGGGCTTCATCTTGTGCCGAGACACGAATCTCAGAATCTCAGATGAGGGAATGTTTGAAAGGACCACTGGTGGCATCATTTGCTTCAGGGGTGCTCCCGGCAGGTCTTCCCGCTCTACACTACAAAGGATTGCGTTCGGATCAAGGTTGTtgactctctctctctggggagggagactccacaatcCCTGGGCAATGTTTGGGATTGCTGAATGGAGGttgtttctccttcttccctcatGGGAATCCTTCAGGTCAGCATTGTACCAACTGTGTTGGAGCTGACCTGATACTTTGTATATGTAAAGATCTAGGTTGTtaatttgtgtatatatatcccCTGTGTACATATTATATGCTAGAAAGCTTATCAATTATCATATATAATAGTAAAATATCATAAAAGCCAATGgaataatataaatattgtcAACTACATGAATTATGTAACTATTATATCATGAGAAGAAATTATTCTAAAGGGTcaaatatgtaattttgtttaaagaatGCAATATAGCCAATATTTAGCGTCACTCTAAGTTGTGATACGTATTAATGCTCATAGGGCACTTATATCTTATATGGATGaaaacatgttattttaaaatttccaaaaaattgATACATTTATATCATACGTAGCaattataaatgttatattgtatatataagGAGTTTAATATATAagagttttttttaatgtagtagTAAAGACATATATCGTGTCTCTGTCTGCTGGGGACACACAACTATGTTCTATAGTTAGTGCTTTTATGAGTAGCAACCTGGAAATTTCGTTGCTCTTGATTCAATAAAGGACAAGATTCCAGAACCTGGATCATGCAAGACTTTATTGACCTCAACCAGACCTGTAGTGTAGGTAAAAGCGACAAGTTGTGAATCTGAGCTTGTGAAGAGTCTCCTTGAAATTGGCCATACTTGCAGTGGTGAATTGGTTCTAATCAGAAATTAAGTCCAGTTGACCGCGGCCCCTGCGACCACAGAAGGCCAGAAGGGCCTCCCTTGGAAGGATGCTTAAAAATGGTCTTGTTGcaaccctgctgccaagggcagggacaccttctccTGGGCCCGCTTGTTTCAGaccccgtccagcctggcttggaacgctgccagggatggggcagccacagctgctgtgggcagtgtgtGTAGGCAAGGGCCTGAGCAGCCTGAGAGGCAAGAATTTCTTGTGCATCTCCAGCCCAAGCCGGCCCACTGTCAGAGGGAAGCCACTGggcctggtgctgtccctgcaggcccttGTCCACTGCCGCTCTCAGGTCTCTGCTGGGCCTGGTGCAGAGAGTGAAAGGCCGCAAGAAGGTGCCCCCGGAGAAGGCCTTGGAGAACGCTGGGGCCAGGAGTGCCACCATGAGGACGGCAAGCAGGGCCTGGTGTGGCCGTCAGGGcgggagggcacagggcaggcgcTGAGGCcctgccagctggagctgggagctctggagtgctgctggcagagagccGTGGGAGATCCGTGCAGCAGCAAGGACACGGGCTTCTAGATGTGTTAGaaagcagagaagagcaggagaaTGGGCACTGAAAGAGTAgggtgtgtccctgtggggaaCAAACTTCACAACGCCAGAGGTTATCTCCAGGGAGGACACAGAGGAGTCCTGTAATAGTAttggaataaagggagaggccaagGGACATTTCCCCTTGGGGTGTCTCGATTTCTTGAGACCCAGGACAAGGCCGCAGCCTCCTTTTTTATCCTAATTCCCAGGTGCATCaccctcttccttcccccactgcctGAGGTACTCGGAAGGAACAAGACTTTTCCAGTTTCCTACTGTATGGAACCCCTCTGCCACTTTGattgtggaggcaggaatggcaCCATACACACGCACCAAGCTTCATGCACAGCAAGCAACTTTTATTGAGTGCTCTCTTCCTTTGCAGATCTGAATGTCTGCCTGGTCAGTCCACATTGGTTAAAGCAGTTGCCACCCGGTCAAACAGCCAATAGCTGCTGGTGTCCCCCACGGTCCGGGCCTGCTCCCTAATGGTCCACACTGGTTAAGTTTCATCATTAAAGTACTTATAGAATTACTTCTGCTTCAGTTCTAAAATTAGGATGAAATGAAAGCGTGAGGCCTTCAGGCAAGCTGCTGACCACCACAATAGCCCTCTGGTTTATATCTTTGTAACCCTGCAGAagacacaggcagggaagggggggGCGCTGGGGTCACCCTTTATGTAAGGCGGGGTTCCACCTGTCTAGAGCTTAATGATGGTGCTGATGGGGTTGAGCATTTTTGGGTAGGAATCAGGGGGAAGAGCTACAATAGCAGCCTGCGACTCAGATGGCGGTTCATCCCTGCAGTCTGTGTAGCTGTGCCTGTTTATGCACAGAAAGACAGACCAATCTATCTGGAACTGGTCACCTAAAAGACATCTTTCTAATGCAGAACAATTGTGCTGGGAAACTCTTTCTGGAGTAGAAAAAAGGAGTGCTCTCCAGAGGCCTGGTCCACAAGTGGTGTGGGGAAGCCAGGAGGATGCTGTCATGCTCATtcttcagaaaagcagcagggctgaaacCAAAGTGCAGCTTTTATAGACTCAGAGATTTAACTGAAGCTCAGCATGGAGTCAAGGCTTTGACTCCGTGATCCTCAAGAGTGCCTTCCAACATGGATATCTATGAGATTGCCAGTGGAGGGCAGCTGAGAAAAAAGACAAGAGAAGGGCCAAGAGAGGTTCTTTGAAGAAGATTCACTCAAAGGCTGCCTTAACCGGTACCCCAGGGCCCCTGCGACAGTCTGAGCTGGGGTGGGGACAaagggtggggctgggctggctgtggtgtACTGTGACGTCCATGACATCACGGGGCCATGTCACAAATGGGGGCAGCTATACAAGGCCCCAGCAGGTAACGCTGGCCCTGTATTGCTTGGGCAAGCGGTGAGTGTACACATGGTGGGGAGGCTGGGCTAGGGATAAGGGCCGGGGCAGAAACGCAGTACCCGGGGCTGGCTTTTCCCCCTGCATCCAGGAACAGCCCCTCATGGCCCAGCCTTGGGCAGGAcaccgtgctgctgctgctgctgctgctgctgcggctgctgctgctgcttgggcagCGGAACGGGCCTGGCTGCTTGCCAGCTCTCTGGGGTCCTGTGCTTCCTGCTCCCAGATCCCTGgaattcctgtccctgctgccccccacaatccctgctgccagctgcctccCTCTCAGCCCCTCCCTCTCAAGGCcttctctccatcctcctgcagacCATGGATACCTGGGTATTGTGGCTCTTGCTCTTGCCAAGTTTAGTCCAGTACCCACAGCCCGTGGGTAATGGCTTGGACGAGGTGACACGTCTGCGAGTGGAGGTGCGTGCCAAGCtccaggaagaggagaagattCATCTGCAGCGGGAGGTGGAGCAGCTGGTCCTGCTGAAGCAGGGTGTCTTGGCCTGGGGAgacctgctctcctctgcccggcagcactggcagctctgggctcttgctgggctcctgctccttctcttgGCACTGTGGTATATGTGGAGGAAAGGGAGCCTGAGGACAGAGGAGCAAGGAGAAGCACATGATGGTGTAAATGAAGAGGAGGTTGAAAATGTGCATGCACATGAAGAAGACTTTGGAAATGAAGATGAAGGAGACAATGAAATGGAGGTGGAGGAAGACGACAGTGATGATGGCCGTGCAGAGGATGTCGACAATGCTGCTGCCAATGAAGCTGGCAATGAAGCTGCCAATGCAGCAAACGTCAATGACGTTGGAAATCAAGTGCAAGAATTCCGTGATCGTGCCGACAACTTTGGAAGAATCATAATGGAGCGCGTACAGTGGCCTGTGCAGGACCTGCAGGGAGGATGCATGTGGACAAGAACCCTGATGGAGcattttgcaatttattttcGACGGGTCTTGTCCAACAGTTTCTATCCGGTGCTGCAAGGAGCCATTGGGGTGGGCAGTGCCTTCGAAGGTTGGAGTCCCCGTGAGCAGGATGTTGTGTACCAGGTGCTCATACCCATGACACCTCCTCGAGGGCACAGCTTCCACctagagctgggcactgcatgGCAGAGGCGCTTGAGGAACTTCCACATCCGCGTGCAGCAGGAGTGCACCTGCACGAGCgagcagcagggtgagcacatgctgtgcttcctgcaccaccctgaggaggagctgaggaggcATCAGGATCCCAGCCTCCTTCATACCCTGTGCACGGGCTCCTACCTGGACGTGGAGAAAACTGCCCGCTGGTTCTACCAGCTGGTGAGAGCAATCTGGCCGGCTTTGCTTGAGTCACACAGTTGGcattcagtgctgctgccccccaGACGCTCCTGCCAGTTCAAGGTGACCAACGGCAGAGAAAGCTACCGGATCGAGATCCTCTTTGGGCTGCGGCAAGGCAACTCAGACGtctttgtgagcagccagcctAGGCAAGCCCACACCTCCAGCACAATCTGGCCAGAGAGCTACGCTGTGGCCGAGATGAAGTTCTTCAGGTACATCGCCAGGCAGGCTCCCCCTGACAGCTTGCACCTGAAATGCCTGCAGTTCTTCACTCGTCTTCAGCTGGGCTTAGGCTTTTCCACCTATACCATCAAGACCATTGTCATGCACCTCCTGAGCATCTTGCCTGCGTCACAGTGGCGCAGGAGACATTTTGTGAGCCGGCTGATGGATATCAGCGAGAGCCTGCGCACGTGTGTGGAAAGGAGACGCCTCAATCACTTCATTGTGGGCAACCAGAGGCTTCCTGAGGGCATCCGCTTGCCCCCAGAGGTCCTAATGGCCAGGTCACGCAATCTCTTCCATGACCTGGTGATGGATCCCGTTGCCCACTCTCAGGCAATGAACCAGTACATGGATCTGCAGCATTGGTTCAAACGGATCCTTAGAAATGAGCAGTGAAAGAGGttctcctgcacagagctgtgcttgtgaGGCTCACACCGGGTGGCAGAGAACCAGTTCTCAGGAGAGACgggaaaagaagggagaatGTGGGTTtcggagagggaagggaaaacgCTGCGTAGCAGCACtatgccatcagcagcagcagcagcagcagtgtggtcTCAAgagcctccccagcactgcatccAGTGATGACCAGGTTGGCTCCAAAGATCAAGGAACATGCACAAGGAAATGCTATTATTCCCCCACCTCTTTCTTTGAGTCCATTTTCCCTCTGAGGGCTTCATCTTGTGCCGAGACACGAATCTCAGAATCTCAGATGAGGGAATGTTTGAAAGGACCACTGGTGGCATCATTTGCTTCAGGGGTGCTCCCGGCAGGTCTTCCCGCTCTACACTACAAAGGATTGCGTTCGGATCAAGGTTGTtgactctctctctctggggagggagactccacaatcCCTGGGCAATGTTTGGGATTGCTGAATGGAGGttgtttctccttcttccctcatGGGAATCCTTCAGGTCAGCATTGTACCAACTGTGTTGGAGCTGACCTGATACTTTGTATATGTAAAGATCTAGGTTGTtaatttgtgtatatatatcccCTGTGTACATATTATATGCTAGAAAGCTTATCAATTATCATATATAATAGTAAAATATCATAAAAGCCAATGgaataatataaatattgtcAACTACATGAATTATGTAACTATTATATCATGAGAAGAAATTATTCTAAAGGGTcaaatatgtaattttgtttaaagaatGCAATATAGCCAATATTTAGCGTCACTCTAAGTTGTGATACGTATTAATGCTCATAGGGCACTTATATCTTATATGGATGaaaacatgttattttaaaatttccaaaaaattgATACATTTATATCATACGTAGcaattataaattttatattgtatatataagGAGTTTAATATATAagagttttttttaatgtagtagTAAAGACATATATCGTGTCTCTGTCTGCTGGGGACACACAACTATGTTCTATAGTTAGTGCTTTTATGAGTAGCAACCTGGAAATTTCGTTGCTCTTGATTCAATAAAGGACAAGATTCCAGAACCTGGATCATGCAAGACTTTATTGACCTCAACCAGACCTGTAGTGTAGGTAAAAGCGACAAGTTGTGAATCTGAGCTTGTGAAGAGTCTCCTTGAAATTGGCCATACTTGCAGTGGTGAATTGGTTCTAATCAGAAATTAAGTCCAGTTGACCGCGGCCCCTGCGACCACAGAAGGCCAGAAGTGCCTCCCTTGGAAGGATGCTTAAAAATGGTCTTGTTGcaaccctgctgccaagggcagggacaccttctccTGGGCCCGCTTGTTTCAGaccccgtccagcctggcttggaacgctgccagggatggggcagccacagctgctgtgggcagtgtgtGTAGGCAAGGGCCTGAGCAGCCTGAGAGGCAAGAATTTCTTGTGCATCTCCAGCCCAAGCCGGCCCACTGTCAGAGGGAAGCCACTGggcctggtgctgtccctgcaggcccttGTCCACTGCCGCTCTCAGGTCTCTGCTGGGCCTGGTGCAGAGAGTGAAAGGCCGCAAGAAGGTGCCCCCGGAGAAGGCCTTGGAGAACGCTGGGGCCAGGAGTGCCACCATGAGGACGGCAAGCAGGGCCTGGTGTGGCCGTCAGGGcgggagggcacagggcaggcgcTGAGGCcctgccagctggagctgggagctctggagtgctgctggcagagagccGTGGGAGATCCGTGCAGCAGCAAGGACACGGGCTTCTAGATGTGTTAGAAAGcagagaagagctggagaatGAGCACTGAAAGAGTAgggtgtgtccctgtggggaaCAAACTTCACAACGCCAGAGGTTATCTCCAGGGAGGACACAGAGGAGTCCTGTAATAGTAttggaataaagggagaggccaagGGACATTTCCCCTTGGGGTGTCTCGATTTCTTGAGACCCAGGACAAGGCAGCAGCCTCCTTTTTTATCCTAATTCCCAGGTGCATCaccctcttccttcccccactgcctGAGGTACTCGGAAGGAACAAGACTTTTCCAGTTTCCTACTGTATGGAACCCCTCTGCCACTTTGattgtggaggcaggaatggcaCCATACACACGCACCAAGCTTCATGCACAGCAAGCAACTTTTATTGAGTGCTCTCTTCCTTTGCAGATCTGAATGTCTGCCTGGTCAGTCCACATTGGTTGAAGCAGTTGCCACTCGGTCAAACAGCCAATAGCTGCTGGTGTCCCCAACGGTCCGGGCCTGCTCCCTAACGGTCCACACTGGTTAAGTTTCATCATTAAAGTACTTATAGAATTACTTCTGCTTCAGTTCTAAAATTAGGATGAAATGAAAGCGTGAGGCCTTCAGGCAAGCTGCTGACCACCACAATAGCCCTCTGGTTTATATCTTTGTAACCCTGCAGAagacacaggcagggaagggggggGCGCTGGGGTCACCCTTTATGTAAGGCGGGGTTCCACCTGTCTAGAGCTTAATGATGGTGCTGATGGGGTTGAGCATTTTTGGGTAGGAATCAGGGGGAAGAGCTACAATAGCAGCCTGCGACTCTTAGATGGCGGTTCATCCCTGCAGTCTGTGTAGCTGTGCCTGTTTATGCACAGAAAGACAGACCAATCTATCTGGAACTGGTCACCTAAAAGACATCTTTCTAATGCAGAACAATTGTGCTGGGAAACTCTTTCTGGAGTAGAAAAAAGGAGTGCTCTCCAGAGGCCTGGTCCACAAGTGGTGTGGGGAAGCCAGGAGGATGCTGTCATGCTCATtcttcagaaaagcagcagggctgaaacCAAAGTGCAGCTTTTATAGACTCAGAGATTTAACTGAAGCTCAGCATGGAGTCAAGGCTTTGACTCCGTGATCCTCAAGAGTGCCTTCCAACATGGATATCTATGAGATTGCCAGTGGAGGGCAGCTGAGAAAAAAGACAAGAGAAGGGCCAAGAGAGGTTCTTTGAAGAAGATTCACTCAAAGGCTGCCTTAACCGGTACCCCAGGGCCCCTGCGACAGTCTGAGCTGGGGTGGGGACAaagggtggggctgggctggctgtggtgtACTGTGACGTCCATGACATCACGGGGCCATGTCACAAATGGGGGCAGCTATACAAGGCCCCAGCAGGTAACGCTGGCCCTGTATTGCTTGGGCAAGCGGTGAGTGCACACATGGTGGGGAGGCTGGGCTAGGGATAAGGGCCGGGGCAGAAACGCAGTACCCGGGGCTGGCTTTTCCCCCTGCATCCAGGAACAGCCCCTCATGGCCCAGCCTTGGGCAGGAcaccgtgctgctgctgctgctgctgctgctgctgctgctgctgctgctgcttgggcagCGGAACGGGCCTGGCTGCTTGCCAGCTCTCTGGGGTCCTGTGCTTCCTGCTCCCAGATCCCTGgaattcctgtccctgctgccccccacaatccctgctgccagctgcctccCTCTCAGCCCCTCCCTCTCAAGGCcttctctccatcctcctgcagacCATGGATACCTGGGTATTGTGGCTCTTGCTCTTGCCAAGTTTAGTCCAGTACCCACAGCCCGTGGGTGATGGCTTGGACGAGGTGACACGTCTGCGAATGGAGGTGCGTGCCAAGCtccaggaagaggagaagattCGTCTGCAGCGGGAGGTGGAGCAGCTGGTCCTGCTGAAGCAGGGTGTCTTGGCCTGGGGAgacctgctctcctctgcccggcagcactggcagctctgggctcttgctgggctcctgctccttctcttgGCACTGTGGTATATGTGGAGGAAAGGGAGCCTGAGGACAGAGGAGCAAGGAGAAGCACATGATGGTGTAAATGAAGAGGAGGTTGAAAATGTGCATGCACATGAAGAAGACTTTGGAAATGAAGATGAAGGAGACAATGAAATGGAGGTGGAGGAAGACGACAGTGATGATGGCCGTGCAGAGGATGTCGACAATGCTGCTGCCAATGAAGCTGGCAATGAAGCTGCCAATGCAGCAAACGTCAATGACGTTGGAAATCAAGTGCAAGAATTCCGTGATCGTGCCGACAACTTTGGAAGAATCATAATGGAGCGCGTACAGTGGCCTGTGCAGGACCTGCAGGGAGGATGCATGTGGACAAGAACCCTGATGGAGcattttgcaatttattttcGACGGGTCTTGTCCAACAGTTTCTATCCGGTGCTGCAAGGAGCCATTGGGGTGGGCAGTGCCTTCGAAGGTTGGAGTCCCCGTGAGCAGGATGTTGTGTACCAGGTGCTCATACCCATGACACCTCCTCGAGGGCACAGCTTCCACctagagctgggcactgcatgGCAGAGGCGCTTGAGGAACTTCCACATCCGCGTGCAGCAGGAGTGCACCTGCACGagtgagcagcagggtgagcacatgctgtgcttcctgcaccaccctgaggaggagctgaggaggcATCAGGATCCCAGCCTCCTTCATACCCTGTGCACGGGCTCCTACCTGGACGTGGAGAAAACTGCCCGCTGGTTCTACCAGCTGGTGAGAGCAATCTGGCCGGCTTTGCTTGAGTCACACAGTTGGCATTTAGTGCTGCTGCCCCCCAGACGCTCCTGCCAGTTCAAGGTGACCAACGGCAGAGAAAGCTACCGGATCGAGATCCTCTTTGGGGTGCGGCAAGGCAACTCAGACGtctttgtgagcagccagcctAGGCAAGCCCACACCTCCAGCACAATCTGGCCAGAGAGCTACGCTGTGGCCGAGATGAAGTTCTTCAGGTACATCGCCAGGCAGGCTCCCCCTGACAGCTTGCACCTGAAATGCCTGCAGTTCTTCACTCGTCTTCAGCTGGGCTTAGGCTTTTCCACCTATACCATCAAGACCATTGTCATGCACCTCCTGAGCATCTTGCCCGCGTCACAGTGGCGCAGGAGACATTTTGTGAGCCGGCTGATGGATATCAGCGAGAGCCTGCGCACGTGTGTGGAAAGGAGACGCCTCAATCACTTCATTGTGGGCAACCAGAGGCTTCCTGAGGGCATCCGCTTGCCCCCAGAGGTCCTAATGGCCAGGTCACGCAATCTCTTCCATGACCTGGTGATGGATCCCGTTGCCCACTCTCAGGCAATGAACCAGTACATGGATCTGCAGCATTGGTTCAAACGGATCCTTAGAAATGAACAGTGAAAGAGGttctcctgcacagagctgtgcttgtgaGGCTCACACCGGGTGGCAGAGAACCAGTTCTCAGGAGAGAtgggaaaagaagggagaaggTAGGTTtcggagagggaagggaaaacgCTGCGTAGCAGCACtatgccatcagcagcagcagcagcagcagcagcagtgtggtcTCAAgagcctccccagcactgcatccAGTGATGACCAGGTTGGCTCCAAAGATCAAGGAACATGCACAAGGAAATGCTATTATTCCCCCACCTCTTTCTTTGAGTCCATTTTCCCTCTGAGGGCTTCATCTTGTGCCGAGACACGAATCTCAGAATCTCAGATGAGGGAATGTTTGAAAGGACCACTGGTGGCATCATTTGCTTCAGGGGTGCTCCCGGCAGGTCTTCCCGCTCTACACTACAAAGGATTGCGTTCGGATCAAGGTTGTtgactctctctctctggggagggagactccacaatcCCTGGGCAATGTTTGGGATTGCTGAATGGAGG
This region of Ammospiza caudacuta isolate bAmmCau1 chromosome 5, bAmmCau1.pri, whole genome shotgun sequence genomic DNA includes:
- the LOC131557831 gene encoding inositol 1,4,5-trisphosphate receptor-interacting protein-like 1 — translated: MEVRAKLQEEEKIRLQREVEQLVLLKQGVLAWGDLLSSARQHWQLWALAGLLLLLLALWYMWRKGSLRTEEQGEAHDGVNEEEVENVHAHEEDFGNEDEGDNEMEVEEDDSDDGRAEDVDNAAANEAGNEAANAANVNDVGNQVQEFRDRADNFGRIIMERVQWPVQDLQGGCMWTRTLMEHFAIYFRRVLSNSFYPVLQGAIGVGSAFEGWSPREQDVVYQVLIPMTPPRGHSFHLELGTAWQRRLRNFHIRVQQECTCTSEQQGEHMLCFLHHPEEELRRHQDPSLLHTLCTGSYLDVEKTARWFYQLVRAIWPALLESHSWHLVLLPPRRSCQFKVTNGRESYRIEILFGVRQGNSDVFVSSQPRQAHTSSTIWPESYAVAEMKFFRYIARQAPPDSLHLKCLQFFTRLQLGLGFSTYTIKTIVMHLLSILPASQWRRRHFVSRLMDISESLRTCVERRRLNHFIVGNQRLPEGIRLPPEVLMARSRNLFHDLVMDPVAHSQAMNQYMDLQHWFKRILRNEQPLSTATLRSLLGLVQRVKGRKKVPPEKALENAGARSATMRTI
- the LOC131557827 gene encoding inositol 1,4,5-trisphosphate receptor-interacting protein-like 1 yields the protein MEVRAKLQEEEKIRLQREVEQLVLLKQGVLAWGDLLSSARQHWQLWALAGLLLLLLALWYMWRKGSLRTEEQGEAHDVVNEEEVENVHAHEEDFGNEDEGDNEMEVEEDDSDDGRAEDVDNAAANEAGNEAANAANVNDVGNQVQEFRDRADNFGRIIMERVQWPVQDLQGGCMWTRTLMEHFAIYFRRVLSNSFYPVLQGAIGVGSAFEGWSPREQDVVYQVLIPMTPPRGHSFHLELGTAWQRRLRNFHIRVQQECTCTSEQQGEHMLCFLHHPEEELRRHQDPSLLHTLCTGSYLDVEKTARWFYQLVRAIWPALLESHSWHLVLLPPRRSCQFKVTNGRESYRIEILFGLRQGNSDVFVSSQPRQAHTSSTIWPESYAVAEMKFFRYIARQAPPDSLHLKCLQFFTRLQLGLGFSTYTIKTIVMHLLSILPASQWRRRHFVSRLMDISESLRTCVERRRLNHFIVGNQRLPEGIRLPPEVLMARSRNLFHDLVMDPVAHSQAMNQYMDLQHWFKRILRNEQ
- the LOC131557830 gene encoding inositol 1,4,5-trisphosphate receptor-interacting protein-like 1, producing the protein MQDFIDLNQTCSRVKGRKKVPPEKALENAGARSATMRTTMDTWVLWLLLLPSLVQYPQPVGNGLDEVTRLRVEVRAKLQEEEKIHLQREVEQLVLLKQGVLAWGDLLSSARQHWQLWALAGLLLLLLALWYMWRKGSLRTEEQGEAHDGVNEEEVENVHAHEEDFGNEDEGDNEMEVEEDDSDDGRAEDVDNAAANEAGNEAANAANVNDVGNQVQEFRDRADNFGRIIMERVQWPVQDLQGGCMWTRTLMEHFAIYFRRVLSNSFYPVLQGAIGVGSAFEGWSPREQDVVYQVLIPMTPPRGHSFHLELGTAWQRRLRNFHIRVQQECTCTSEQQGEHMLCFLHHPEEELRRHQDPSLLHTLCTGSYLDVEKTARWFYQLVRAIWPALLESHSWHSVLLPPRRSCQFKVTNGRESYRIEILFGLRQGNSDVFVSSQPRQAHTSSTIWPESYAVAEMKFFRYIARQAPPDSLHLKCLQFFTRLQLGLGFSTYTIKTIVMHLLSILPASQWRRRHFVSRLMDISESLRTCVERRRLNHFIVGNQRLPEGIRLPPEVLMARSRNLFHDLVMDPVAHSQAMNQYMDLQHWFKRILRNEQ